The following coding sequences are from one Bradyrhizobium sp. WSM471 window:
- a CDS encoding amidohydrolase — translation MSPELHQKLTAWRRHLHAHPELSLQEEATAAFVQDRLTELGIPFVSGIGGHGIVATLTRGAAQRRVGLRADMDALPITEDTGLAYASQYPGVMHACGHDGHTASLLGAAALLAADTSWSGTVDFIFQPAEEGYGGSRAMVAAGLFERFPMQRVFGFHNWPGLAAGTIAVHDGVVMASGGRVIITIDGHAGHAGMPHLTRDPVMAAGHLIVALQSIVSRSVDPLDAAVLSLCTLEGGTARNQIAGRVSIGGTLRYHRDAVKDTVVARIEQICAGIATSFGVKVTPEIVIGVGVVVNTPAEADLARLAADKVRAELRRDLAPSMAGEDFAHYLSRRPGAFVWIGNGELRDGAELHGPRYDFNDAILPVAAGWMAEVAKAALASN, via the coding sequence TTGAGCCCCGAGCTGCACCAGAAACTGACCGCGTGGCGCCGGCACTTGCACGCGCATCCCGAACTGTCCCTTCAGGAGGAAGCCACCGCCGCTTTCGTGCAGGACAGACTCACCGAGCTCGGCATTCCCTTCGTGTCAGGCATCGGCGGTCACGGCATCGTCGCGACCCTCACGCGAGGGGCTGCACAGCGCCGGGTCGGCCTGCGCGCCGACATGGATGCGCTGCCGATCACCGAAGATACGGGGCTAGCTTACGCTTCGCAATATCCCGGCGTGATGCATGCCTGCGGCCATGACGGGCACACCGCTTCGCTGCTCGGTGCCGCCGCACTGCTCGCCGCCGATACCAGCTGGAGCGGCACGGTCGATTTCATCTTCCAGCCGGCCGAGGAAGGTTATGGCGGCTCGCGCGCGATGGTCGCGGCCGGGCTGTTCGAGCGCTTTCCGATGCAGCGGGTGTTCGGATTTCACAACTGGCCGGGCCTTGCCGCCGGCACCATCGCGGTCCATGACGGCGTCGTGATGGCCTCCGGCGGGCGTGTCATCATCACCATCGACGGCCATGCCGGACACGCCGGCATGCCGCATCTGACGCGCGATCCGGTGATGGCGGCCGGCCATTTGATCGTGGCGCTGCAATCGATCGTGTCACGCAGCGTCGATCCGCTCGACGCCGCCGTGCTCTCGCTCTGCACGCTCGAAGGCGGCACGGCACGCAACCAAATCGCCGGACGCGTCTCGATCGGCGGCACGCTGCGTTACCATCGTGATGCGGTGAAGGACACCGTCGTGGCGCGGATCGAACAGATCTGCGCCGGGATTGCCACGAGCTTCGGCGTCAAGGTCACGCCCGAGATCGTCATTGGCGTCGGCGTCGTCGTCAACACGCCGGCCGAGGCGGATCTCGCGCGGCTCGCCGCGGACAAGGTGCGGGCCGAGTTGCGGCGCGACCTTGCGCCCAGCATGGCCGGTGAGGATTTCGCCCATTATCTCTCGCGGCGCCCCGGCGCCTTCGTCTGGATCGGCAACGGCGAATTGCGTGATGGCGCCGAGCTGCACGGCCCGCGCTATGATTTCAACGACGCGATTCTACCGGTGGCGGCAGGCTGGATGGCGGAAGTCGCCAAGGCGGCACTGGCCTCAAACTAG